CCTTTGATTGGGAACTATGGTATCAATGAGAAAGATTATGAAAGCAAAAAGCCTCACGTAGCAGGCGTTGTCGTATACGAATGTTCAGATGAAGGGTTCCATTACGAAGCGATGTACAGCTTCAAACAATATTTAAAGAAATGGAACATTCCGCTTATTACACATGTGGATACGAGAGCGGTCGTAAAACGAATTCGAAAAGAAGGTACGATGCAATCTGCCTTTTCGGCATCTGCTGAGCCGCCAGCATTTACTGCTGAATGCGATGGATATGTAGTAAAAGAAGTGTCAACAAAAGAGCCTGTTACTTACGGAAACGGTGAAAAACACGTTGTATTAATGGACTTTGGCTATAAAAAATCAATTTTACAAGAGCTGCTAAATCGAGAGTGCAAAGTAACGGTTGTTCCTTATTCTACAAGCTCTTCAAAAGTAAAAGAGCTGCAGCCGGATGGCATTGTCTTATCAAACGGACCTGGAGATCCAACTCAAGTAAGCAGTCAGCTGGATGAATTAAAAGAAATTATTTCAGCGTATCCAACTTTGGGAATTTGCTTTGGACATCAGTTAATTGGGCTTGCTTTTGGGGCAGAAACCAAAAAGCTGGCGTTCGGTCACCGAGGAGCTAATCAGCCTGTAATTGATTTAACGACTAACAAAGTGTGTATGACGTCTCAAAACCATAGCTATGTCGTAGATGAACAGACGATTACGTCTACGCCATTAAGCGTTCGATTTAAAAATGTGAATGACGGATCGGTTGAAGGTTTAATGCATAAAGACCTTCCTGTTATTTCGGTTCAATATCATCCAGAAGCACATCCTGGACCAAGTGACAGCACGTATATCTTTGATGAATTTATGACGAAAGTACAGCAAGTAGGGAGCGGAAAAGTATATGCCTAAAGACCAAACATTAAAAAAGATTTTAGTAATCGGATCAGGACCAATCGTAATTGGGCAAGCAGCAGAATTTGATTATTCAGGAACTCAGGCATGCTTGTCATTAAAAGAAGAAGGTTATGAAGTTATCTTAATCAATAATAATCCAGCTACGATTATGACGGACACTCACGTAGCAGATCGAATCTATTTTGAACCATTAACAGTAGACTGCGTAGAGAAAATTATTGCAAAAGAAAAGCCGGATGGTTTGTTAGCTACATTAGGCGGACAGACGGGTTTAAACTTAGCCCTTGAGCTTCATGAACAAAATATTTTGCCAAAATACGATGTGAAACTTTTAGGAACACCGATTGAATCAATCAAAAAAGGTGAAAGCCGTGAAGAGTTCCGTGCATTAATGAATGAACTAAATGAACCGGTGCCGGAAAGTGAAGTTGTCACAAAAGTAGAAGAAGCATTAGCTTTTGCCGAGAAAATTGGTTTTCCTGTTATTGTACGTCCTGCTTATACGTTAGGCGGAACGGGCGGAGGAATTGCTCATTCTATGGAAGAACTTGAAAAACTTTCAGCGTCAGGTTTACGTGAAAGTGCTATTACTCAATGCTTAATTGAAAAAAGCATCGCTGGATTTAAAGAGGTTGAGTACGAGGTTATGCGTGACGAGAACAATACGTGCATTACAATTTGTAACATGGAAAATATTGATCCCGTGGGTGTTCATACTGGAGATTCGGTAGTTGTTGCTCCTTCTCAAACGTTAACCGACGTGGAATATCAAATGCTTCGTTCGGCTTCAGTTAAAATTATTTCATCGCTTGGCATTATTGGAGGTTGCAACATTCAGTTTGCGCTTGATCCAAAAAGCAAGCAGTACTATTTAATTGAAGTAAATCCGCGTGTGAGCCGTTCGTCTGCTCTTGCATCAAAAGCAACGGGCTATCCGATTGCTAAAATTGCTGCAAAACTATCAGTAGGCTACACGCTTCATGAGTTATTAAATCCTGTAACAGGAGACACATATGCAAGCTTCGAACCAGCTCTTGACTATGTAGTAGTGAAATTTCCAAGATGGCCGTTTGACAAGTTTTTCTACGCGGAGAGAACGCTTGGCACGCAAATGAAAGCAACTGGAGAAGTAATGGCTATTGACCGTAACTTTACACGTAGCTTCCAAAAGGCACTGTCTTCTTTAGAAATTGATTTACAAGGATTGGAAGTAGAAGAACTGCAAGAACTTTCAACGGATGAATTAAAAAGCAAGCTTGGCGAACAAAGCGATGAGCGTATTTTTGTTATCCTTGAGCTTTTACGTCGCGGTACAACGCCTGAGTATATCCATGAAGTAACGCAAATTGATTATTTCTATTTAACACACTTTACGCAGCTGATTAAAATGGAAGCCTCTTTGAAGGAAGTACGTTTTGATTCCATTACAGCTGAACACTTCAAGCAAGTGAAGGAGCATGGTTTTACAGATGCGTATCTAGCAAGCGTATGGAACGTGCCAGAGCTTGACGTAAGAGCGAAACGTAAAGCACTACATATTACGCCAAGCTACAAAATGGTAGATACATGTGCAGCGGAGTTCGAATCCTCTACGGCTTATTTCTACTCTAGTTATTATGGCGAGAGTGAGATTGAACCATCAACGAATAAAAAAGTTGCGATTATCGGTTCTGGACCGATTCGTATCGGCCAAGGAGTAGAATTTGACTACAGCTCTGTACACGGTGTGTTAGCTCTTGAAAAAGAAGGATACGAAACAATTTTAATTAACAACAATCCAGAAACGGTAAGTACGGATTTTGAAGTAGCAGACCGCTTATATTTTGAACCTGTAACAGTAGAAGATGTGCTAAACGTTCTTGATGCTGAAAATGTGACGGATGTAATTGTTCAATACGGAGGTCAAACGGCTATTTCGCTTGTTAAAGGGCTAGAAGAAGCTGGCGTCAATTTACTAGGGATTACAAATGATGTTATTGATGCACTTGAAGATCGCGACCTGTTTTATAAGCTCTTAGACGACTGTGATATTCCGCATATCCCAGGTGAAATGGCGAAAGATGAGCAAGAACTTGTACAAAAAGCAAAAGCTATGGGATTCCCATTACTTATTCGTCCTTCTTACGTCATTGGCGGAAAAGGAATGCTGACAATTCAAAATGAAACGGAGCTGCAGGCTTGTTTACCAGCTATTAAAGCGTCTCATTTCCCAATGCTTATTGATGCTTACTTCCCTGGAAAAGAAGCAGAAATTGATGTTGTAGCAGACGGAAAAGATGTGTTGATTCCGACAATCGTTGAACATATTGAAAAAGCCGGCGTTCATTCAGGAGACAGCTATGCGCTTTTACCAGCAAAAACAGTAGAAGCAGCACATAAAGAAAAAATGGTGAGCTACGCTCAAAAAATTGTAAACAAACTTCAATATAAAGGGATTATGAATATCCAATATGTTATTTACAACGATGAAGTCTACATGCTGGAAGTTAATCCGCGTGCCAGCCGTACAGTGCCTGTAGTAAGCAAAGTGTGCAACACGCCGCTTGTTTCGCTATCAACTCAAATATTGCTTGGGAAATCATTGTCGGAAATTAGCGAGAAGCTAGGTTTATTGCCGGATCCGGCTTATACAACTATTAAGTTTCCAGTGTTTTCGACAAGTAAATTATCAGGAGTTGATCCGCTTGTTGGACCAGAAATGAAGTCAACTGGTGAAGGAATTGCGATTTCTTCAACGATTGAAGAAGCAGCAAAAAAAGTATTCCATCAGTATGTGTTAAGTAAAAAAGGTGCTGCAGAAGTGTATATTAACGGAGAAGCACAGGGCCTTGAAGAACTTGCGCAAAGCGCGGGATTAACTCTTGTTAAAGATAAAGAAGTTAGTGAATGGGTAAAAACGAAAGAAGCTTTATTATATGTAAGTTTACAGCCTGAAGATAAAGAAAGCCGTATGTCAGCATTAAAACACGGTTTAATGGTTATGACGGAGGCAGAAACGGCTTCGCTATTTTTCCAATCGTTCCAAGTCGATGAATATCACGTTTCATCACTACAAGAATGGTTTCAAAAAACTAAAAAGGAAGTGACAGTATCATGAGTACAGTATCGGTAAATACGAATTTAAAGGGAAAAGATTTGCTTACGCTTAAAGATTTATCATCAGACGATATTATGTCACTTTTAGAAAGCGCCATTGAGCTGAAAGAAAAGCATAAAAATGGTGAAATCGTCACATCGTTAAAAGGAAAAACGCTGGGGCTCATTTTTGAAAAATCTTCAACAAGAACAAGAGTCTCATTTGAAGCGGGAATGATGCAGCTTGGAGGAAACGCCCTCTTTTTAAGCAGCCAGGATTTACAAATTGGACGCGGAGAAACGATTGCTGATACAGCACGCGTACTATCTGAATTCATCGATGCTATCATGATTCGTACGTTTGAACATAGCAAGATCGAAGAGCTTGCAGATTACGCATCCATTCCCGTTATTAATGGTTTGACAGATGATTATCATCCTTGTCAGGCTCTAGCTGATTTATTAACGATTTACGAGCACAAGAAATCATTTGATGGGCTAAAAGTAGCTTATGTTGGAGACGGAAATAATGTAGCGCATTC
The genomic region above belongs to Priestia megaterium and contains:
- a CDS encoding carbamoyl phosphate synthase small subunit is translated as MNGYLHLANGDSFAGHIEHTATHQAEGEIVFFTGMTGYQEVVTDPSYKDQIIVFTYPLIGNYGINEKDYESKKPHVAGVVVYECSDEGFHYEAMYSFKQYLKKWNIPLITHVDTRAVVKRIRKEGTMQSAFSASAEPPAFTAECDGYVVKEVSTKEPVTYGNGEKHVVLMDFGYKKSILQELLNRECKVTVVPYSTSSSKVKELQPDGIVLSNGPGDPTQVSSQLDELKEIISAYPTLGICFGHQLIGLAFGAETKKLAFGHRGANQPVIDLTTNKVCMTSQNHSYVVDEQTITSTPLSVRFKNVNDGSVEGLMHKDLPVISVQYHPEAHPGPSDSTYIFDEFMTKVQQVGSGKVYA
- a CDS encoding carbamoyl phosphate synthase large subunit; the protein is MPKDQTLKKILVIGSGPIVIGQAAEFDYSGTQACLSLKEEGYEVILINNNPATIMTDTHVADRIYFEPLTVDCVEKIIAKEKPDGLLATLGGQTGLNLALELHEQNILPKYDVKLLGTPIESIKKGESREEFRALMNELNEPVPESEVVTKVEEALAFAEKIGFPVIVRPAYTLGGTGGGIAHSMEELEKLSASGLRESAITQCLIEKSIAGFKEVEYEVMRDENNTCITICNMENIDPVGVHTGDSVVVAPSQTLTDVEYQMLRSASVKIISSLGIIGGCNIQFALDPKSKQYYLIEVNPRVSRSSALASKATGYPIAKIAAKLSVGYTLHELLNPVTGDTYASFEPALDYVVVKFPRWPFDKFFYAERTLGTQMKATGEVMAIDRNFTRSFQKALSSLEIDLQGLEVEELQELSTDELKSKLGEQSDERIFVILELLRRGTTPEYIHEVTQIDYFYLTHFTQLIKMEASLKEVRFDSITAEHFKQVKEHGFTDAYLASVWNVPELDVRAKRKALHITPSYKMVDTCAAEFESSTAYFYSSYYGESEIEPSTNKKVAIIGSGPIRIGQGVEFDYSSVHGVLALEKEGYETILINNNPETVSTDFEVADRLYFEPVTVEDVLNVLDAENVTDVIVQYGGQTAISLVKGLEEAGVNLLGITNDVIDALEDRDLFYKLLDDCDIPHIPGEMAKDEQELVQKAKAMGFPLLIRPSYVIGGKGMLTIQNETELQACLPAIKASHFPMLIDAYFPGKEAEIDVVADGKDVLIPTIVEHIEKAGVHSGDSYALLPAKTVEAAHKEKMVSYAQKIVNKLQYKGIMNIQYVIYNDEVYMLEVNPRASRTVPVVSKVCNTPLVSLSTQILLGKSLSEISEKLGLLPDPAYTTIKFPVFSTSKLSGVDPLVGPEMKSTGEGIAISSTIEEAAKKVFHQYVLSKKGAAEVYINGEAQGLEELAQSAGLTLVKDKEVSEWVKTKEALLYVSLQPEDKESRMSALKHGLMVMTEAETASLFFQSFQVDEYHVSSLQEWFQKTKKEVTVS
- the argF gene encoding ornithine carbamoyltransferase; the protein is MSTVSVNTNLKGKDLLTLKDLSSDDIMSLLESAIELKEKHKNGEIVTSLKGKTLGLIFEKSSTRTRVSFEAGMMQLGGNALFLSSQDLQIGRGETIADTARVLSEFIDAIMIRTFEHSKIEELADYASIPVINGLTDDYHPCQALADLLTIYEHKKSFDGLKVAYVGDGNNVAHSLMIACAKMGIDISIGCPDGYEPKDFVTAYVNEVAAKTGAKVTITKDPVEAVKNADAIYADVWTSMGQEEEAQQRLKIFAPYQVNEELAAHAKSDYLFLHCLPAHREEEVTASIIDGPNSVVFQQAGNRMHVQKALLQAILG